In Aeromicrobium wangtongii, the DNA window TGGGTGGCCGATGAGCATGAGCTGATGCATCGCGATCGGCATGCGGTCGCGATGCATCAGGATCGGTCAATCAGGCGTACGAGACGCCGGTCGCGTGCAGCGGGCAGTAGCCGAACGGGTTCTTGACCAGGTACTGCTGGTGCTCGGACTCCGCGTAGTAGTAGTGCTCCAGCGGCACGATCGAGGTGGTGATCTCGCCGTAGCCCGCCGCAGTCATCTGCTTCTGGTAGGCATCGCGGGACGCCTCGGCCTCGGCCTGCTGCTCGGGCGTCGTGGTCAGGATGATCGAGCGGTACTGCGTGCCGCGGTCATTGCCCTGGCGCATCCCCTGCGTGGGGTCGTGGTTCTCCCAGAACACCTTCAGCAGGTCGGCGTACGAGACCTTGGTCGGGTCGAAGATGATCCGCACGACCTCGGCGTGACCCGTACGGCCGGTGCAC includes these proteins:
- the msrA gene encoding peptide-methionine (S)-S-oxide reductase MsrA → MIFGRNKSELPTPESALPGREGRPFQVGGTHLALGTPVETQAPDGFEVAVFGLGCFWGEEKTFWEVPGVWSTSVGYAGGQTPNPTYEEVCTGRTGHAEVVRIIFDPTKVSYADLLKVFWENHDPTQGMRQGNDRGTQYRSIILTTTPEQQAEAEASRDAYQKQMTAAGYGEITTSIVPLEHYYYAESEHQQYLVKNPFGYCPLHATGVSYA